The following is a genomic window from Rubeoparvulum massiliense.
CCTGCGTAGACAACTCCACTATGTTTCCTCCTTACACCCCATGAACAACAATTTCAGCCTCAATTTGAAGTCACCATCTCTTAATATAATTGTTTCCTAATTATTTTTAAAGACTCCTGAAACATTTTTTTACGTCAAACTAAAAAATTATGAATTTTTTCTGCCAATTTCACCATTTTGCATCCTATAAAAATCTATTTTTTACAAAAAAAAATAAGTCAGCAACGATGACTGACTTATTTTCCCAGAAATATTCTGAACCAAGTCTTCTTTATTATTTGAATAAACGCTGATGCTCAATTTTAATACAGCGATTCTCAATATATGGAATTTCCGCCTTTTCAGCTAGCTTGTGGGCTGCTTCATTTTCCAAACCTAATTGGACCCAGATGGATTTCACACCGACCTGTAATGCCTCCTTCACCACTTCCGGTAAATCTTCACTTTTACGGAAGATATCAACCAAATCGATCTCGCCCTCAATCTCCCCTAATGAACGGACTGCGGGGATGCCAAAAACAGACTGAATCCGTGGATGAACAGGAATAATCTCGTACCCCTGTTGCAACAGATACTGTGCTACTTGATAGCTGGCACGATCAGGCTTGTCTGACAAACCAACCACAGCTATTCTTTTTACCCCCTGTAACCATTGACGAATCTGCTGATCATCCATCATTCCCCATCCTTCCTAACTGGTTTTTCTTATTTTACCATACACCCCCAAGTATTTCATCTTCGATGCTCATCTCCTCTTCTTTATTGTGCAGTAATCTGATCGCGGAACTTCGCTAAGGTTTTGGCTCCAATCCCTGATACCTGTAGTAAGTCGTCTACACTCTGAAAGCGTCCATGCTCTTCACGATACTGAATAATGGTCTGCGCCTTACTCTCACCAATACCTGGTAAACGCATTAGCTCTTCTTTACTCGCAGTATTAATATTGATTAGCTCTTTGCTTTCGCCAGTTAATGAAGATTGACCCGCCTGATTCCACAAGAGAACGGAATCCACACCCTCCTCACCATGAAAAGGAATATAGATCACCATTCCATCTTGGAGTGGTGCTGCTAAATTAACATGACGAGTTGTAGCCTCATCCAATAGACCACCTGCTGTAGTAATAGCATCCATCACTCTACCATCCTGTGTAACGGTATAGACCCCTGGGCGTTTTACCGCACCTTTCACATCAATGATATATAGAATGGGGGCCACTCTCTCCGGAGGCTTCTCCTCTTCTGAGGTTATTACCTCCTCAGATACGAATCTCTCGGCAGCAATTTGCTCCATGCTTTGCAGGACAAATAAGTCCTCCTCTAAATGATTAATCTTTGAATATTGTGCCACCAAGATCACACCCATGCTGACCATCAGTATGAAGGTAATGATGGCGATGATTCTTTCGCGTAAACTCCATGTTTCCCACATGGCATAGACTCCTTTCTTCACAATTTATCCAATTATGTCATAGGCTGATGGTAATCACCAATGATAATTCACTTCCTCATTCATACATATAGAATGGGATCCTTTATTAATGAAATTTTTTGTTTAGGGGTTAGAGAAGGAAAGCTGAAGGAGGGATTATGGTGAAGCTGGGTTTTATAGGAACAGGCAATATGGGGTCTATCCTAATCCAAGCATTTCTTGCTGCTGGAGTAGATCCAAATCGTGTTTGGA
Proteins encoded in this region:
- a CDS encoding CoA-binding protein, with protein sequence MMDDQQIRQWLQGVKRIAVVGLSDKPDRASYQVAQYLLQQGYEIIPVHPRIQSVFGIPAVRSLGEIEGEIDLVDIFRKSEDLPEVVKEALQVGVKSIWVQLGLENEAAHKLAEKAEIPYIENRCIKIEHQRLFK
- a CDS encoding helix-hairpin-helix domain-containing protein; the encoded protein is MWETWSLRERIIAIITFILMVSMGVILVAQYSKINHLEEDLFVLQSMEQIAAERFVSEEVITSEEEKPPERVAPILYIIDVKGAVKRPGVYTVTQDGRVMDAITTAGGLLDEATTRHVNLAAPLQDGMVIYIPFHGEEGVDSVLLWNQAGQSSLTGESKELININTASKEELMRLPGIGESKAQTIIQYREEHGRFQSVDDLLQVSGIGAKTLAKFRDQITAQ